Part of the Plasmodium vinckei vinckei genome assembly, chromosome: PVVCY_13 genome, AGTTAATACTGATGATCCTATAACTAATGATGCACATAAACTTTCTGCTAATGAACCAAATAAATCAGCACCCATACCAGCCATATCACCAACATTATCTCCAACATTATCTGCTATACATGCGGGGTTTCTAATATCATCTTCTGGTATAccatattcattttttcctGATAAATCTGCTCCGACATCAGCTGCCTTAGTATATATACCACCACCTACTCTTGAAAATAAAGCAATCGATGACCCTCCTAAACCAAATCCAGCTATAGCTTTATACAAAACTGTATCATCAgtgaatttaaaatatgttttatatgcAAAAATTAATGCTCCTAATGATATTATACTAAGAGAAACTAACGAAAATCCCATAACTGTTCCTGCATTTAAAGTAACTTTGAATCCTTTATCTAAACTTTCCCATGTTTCACTTGTAGTTCTAATGTTAGCATAAACAGCAATCTTCATACCAATATAACCACATATTATAGATGTTATACATCCTACGGCAAAACTTATAGcagtataataattaataaaccAAGATAATAATCCAGAAAATAACATCATAAAAACTATTAAATATTGATATTCCTTAGATAAAAAGGAACTTGCTCCTTCTGAAATATAAGAAGCAATTTCTTTCATCTTTTCAATTTTAGCTTGTCCATTTTCAACTTTATCTAACTTATCATCTGATGCGCCAATCGTTATCTTGGATATTGATATGCATTTAATTAGTGAAAATAACAGTCCTAGAGCTGGAGGACCAAATATTATGCAATATAGCTCTTCATCAATGCTCGAAAAGATTGGATTATTCATTTTCGTAAAAAGTaaatcattaaaaatatgggaatcaagtaaaaaaaattaacgaCAATTAtcgaatataataataaatcgaATTCATgagattttttaaaacaattaaaaaatcagAATTTCAAAAATGCAACTATATGGGATGATAGAATTCTGTAACAAATAGTGTTAATTCTATGCGATCATGCCtcatacattatttttatatatgtattgtttaattataacattaatatgcataatatttctaatatacaaaaatatgttcCTTTAGAACGGCATTTagattaaataataatttacaaGTATgttatcataaaaatattttataaaataccaaattaaaaaaatattatattatcatttatttttaatatatttataaaacattatatatttttaaaaaaaattccaaAGGCGAAAAAGTGATCCTTTgggaaataatattaaaaattcacTATTTAATagcaataaaataataatgcttattattattttttttccattttaattatttattctcttaaaaaaaataataattaaaaaaatctaGCATTTTATCCATTGGTtgcttaaaatattaatattaaaaaaaaatattattatagaaatttatatgagaaaaagtaaaatacatgtataaaaaaattattttttatttaaaaaattgcatttctttttttaattaggtatatacataatataataattatatttttttgtttattttatatcgATACCAGATTATCCCTTAGGGAATGTTAATGTAAAAGCTTCACGTATTATTAGTTATTTTTAGCACATTAAAAGAAACGTTTATTTTGCCTTCTTTATTGCACAAAAActtattatacataaaaaaaaacaaataattttctcTTTAGTGTTCGAAACATTCACAATTCttaatatgtaaaaattgtatatacaataatGTTTGTTAttgaattataaaatataatttcctttatgttttattcaATGTATTAAGGCTtagttatataaatgttttatgGGAATATTATAGCATTGTTTATTAAGATATTTGTAACAAATCTAAaactattaaatattatttatattattcttaataaattatttaaggAAAATTGGTATTctcttatatatttaatatatatctaaTGATAATGTTTttgattttaaaaaagtacCCCAtgtttttgaatataaaaaattatcttattaaaaaaatataataaaagggaaataataatatacaaaataattttaaacaattttattaattttctaataaacataaattaggatagaatatgtatatatttactaagATAAAGAATATAGTATTTACTCGTTTATACAATctcacaaaaaataatggttgctctttttaaaaatttggaAAATTCTTAGGTTTTTGGTCATATAACTTAagttattaaatatatataattcaaaGAGATAGTAAAGACTCCTTActataatgaatatatagaaaGATTAAACTTtaagataaataaaaaagataagtAAATTAACAACCGAAAATACCAACTATTAAATGTgtatacattatatatacgaaatatatgaaatgtggaaaaaaataaaatatcatgtcatattaataaaaataaaaaaaaatgcaaatttaataaacatttataaaaatacaatattaCACTTGTTCCTTAGTAATTTGCTTTactttaataattttttttcccatTTTTCACGAATAACTTAAATTGTAATATGactgaaaaaatatttaaaaatattatatatacatatgtaatatattttttaagtatttACCatctatattaaaaatgggTATTTTATGCATTTCAATAATTTGAATGATTTATGTATCCCGGCATATTGTATAAGCACAATCAAATACTCATATTCAttggaaaaatattaattagcttcttattatatttttattatgattaTTCTTGTTTtcccctttttttttctttattcttaaatgaaattatcaaaatattatattttcacaatatattttcatggGTTTCTTAATGCATTTTCAACATGCAACTATAAATCAATAAgatgtaataatatgaatattttattaaatcatttttctACAAAAATGCCAAAAGGTTTAGCTAAAGaccttaaaaataaacaagtatgctttcaaaaaaaaaattccatgctttttttataagaaaTTGTAATCATagtctttttttattttttgtttcataAAAGTCTATACAGGAAAAAACAACTATTGAATCTCTTCCCagttatttaaaaaaaaaagataataatttgttaataaatCTACGTGTTAAACCGAATGCAAAAAACACGTctatatgtaataattatttatgtctttataaaatatatacacatttaaTCTCCATATGAATCTCatcacatttttattccatctattaataatatgatttttttggTATACTAATTTCAGACTTTAACGCAGATACAGAAGTtcttaatataaatatacaagaGCAACCTGTTAATAACCAATCCAATGTTGCCATTATAAGTTATTTTTCTGATATATGTAAGGATGAAATTGATGACaagataaatattttatttacattgaaaaatatcaatgctgtaaattatatacatatttattattttttcagtAAATTTGAAGAAAAGAGATATATCCATTGTTGCAGGATTAAAGTCAAGAGACAAGGTAAAAGGgaaacatattatatataatacatatatgtatatctAATGAAAATACTGTTTGTATTTCGATACTAATTTTCCTTccacacattttttaattctcaGGTTTTAATGGTTTCAAATATTTCTGTAGAGGATTTAagcaataaaataaatcaaaacgtagaataatattttgtaatttttatttaaaactgaaaaataatatatttatataaaatgtcaTATTGTAATTAatagtttatttttgatattttgcatatcgaaatattttcttatcttattttatttatttcattattttttttacacataatataattCCCAATTTATACCATTTACTATGGTAATTTTGGACaagtattttttaacaaaaaaataaactacaagtttaaaaaaataataaattttaaatcataattcttttttgttGAACCGGCTtttaatgtaaaatatatatgtaggCTTATTATAAAACCACGAATTGTTCTACATACATAAATCGAGAAGTCATAATTTCTTATGTCATAAGTTTAACCATTTGCAaagcatattttataattatgataacATTAAAagttacatttttaaaataaagttaatgttttttttttatttataactaATTTTATCacagtaaaaaaaataaataagcattgttatttaaatgacgataaaaatataaaataaataagcatttgcatatttatacgaaaataaatataaaaaatgaatatgtatttgcatatttaaacgaaaagaaaataataagtaaatgatattgttattaaaaatacaaagacttgtgtatgtatatacacacatataaaatatgtttatataactAATCTTCAAAAaactaaaatttttaagcagctttataaatttcgtcttaatatatatatatattaacaatttatataaatatcacatatataataattacaaaatttattaattttcacattttcccattatttacaattttgtttttggGGGGTATTTCGTTggcattattattatataacatttaagtaatataatttgaatGACATAATTCTTTTGTTAATCctttcatataaaaagggtgtatatacatatttattatatgcgCAAATTCCTCTTTCCCACACTTATTTAGCAttcattcttttttttgtaactGACATAATTGATTCTTGACTTTTAAGggtttcttctttttcaatGAGCTTTTTCTTTGCTTCATCGGTATTTGAACCTTTATCTGTAATTTCTTGATATTTAATCATTATTGtaaattcttttttacataatgcGCATCCTACTATGGCTATTATACAAGCAGGTACTAAATATAACAAAGCTGGTTGAGCatgttgaaaataaaagagcATACaatatgttaataataaaccTGCTTGATAAAATACTGttattgtataaaaataatatttcttgAAAGATTCATGAATAGATATATCATTAAACATTTTCTTGGTATTTCctttatgtattttatttctatgcaaataaaaatcaaaacGTAAGCATAAAGCCATTAAAATTCCTGGAATAATTATATCTCCTAAACCAAGCATGCTATAATGTAATGGATCTAAAGATACTGGGAACAACAATTTTACAGGAGCTTCAAAtgactttaaaaaaaaaagtaaaaaaatgtatagatatgaatttaaaaactataaaatgggtggatatatatgtactttatttttttttcgtcgaattttctttattactTTTGCAACGGTAACCATAACGTCATTTCCAAAGACCCAAAATATGTCATACACGAATAATCCAGactacaaaattaaaaaaaatatataaattatagtgaaaataataaaaccaATAATCAGAAAATGGCACACATAAATGATCAAAAGTATGCtattaaaacaattttaaatcaagataaaaatatagcataaaataatcatatgcatgttcttcattttttaaatgccTACCAATAGTATGAATCCAATTACGAAGTTGCTTAAAATGACCAATGATAGTGCctttaagaaaaaaagaaaaaaatatataaagaataatgtaaataaatggtaaagatatataaataagtagTATTTAGTCACACTTTGAGCATAGTTactatataatgaatattgTTCTTACTTGGAAGCAAAAGGAAATTGCTAAAATATTGTGTGTAATAAAGTCTTTGTAAAATAACCATCGTCCACcaattataaaacaaacaatCAAACTCAAAATTTCTCCTTTGTTTGTATTAAATACAATTGGTTCTGTAAAAACAATAAGGATAGAAACAATATTAACAAAGGTTTGGGTTGTGGGATATATGATAATGCAATGACAATTATTAAGTGTATGCTGGTcaaaaatcatatatatttttaataatatatacctTTTGAAATAAACTTTGGAGCATTAAtacttttaatatattcatcttttttaaacaatCGTGGAAAAAAGGGTtcctaaaaaaaaacgataaTCAAAAGAGTCtcaatatttattcattaatatatagaaatgtgtatatataaagtcAAATTATCACGAATCaatgtttttaattatattgattttgtttgaatttttttctatttctgTGTGTAAGCATTTTATCATCTATAATATAGCAATGCGAAATGACCACCGTTATTTctcaaaaattatattgatataatatttagaTCAATAACGCATATTTCTATTCTCCACGCTACATATTCCATCATTTTACACAATTAATCCATaggatatatatacataaatatatgcatataatcaCTACGTAAACATACGCATGTTTATATCCATATACAAATGTCTATATAAGTATTCATTTATTCCgcaattatttcatttaattttataaaatatattaccaAAATAGTTGAAAAAACACCTTGTAGTGAAAATACTCCGGCCATTGTTAAATAAACGGTTAGTAGCATATTCACATAATAGGGATCTAAAAACTTGTAGGCAAAATACCTataaaacgaaaaaaattgtttttgttatattttattatttattcattgCTTTGAGAATGTTCTATTAATTAGTTTCTTTTCACGTTTCTTACAATGTTAATAAAGCAGCTGATCCAATAATTGGAAACATTATTGCATCATATGTCGTTATATGGTCAGTCTTTTGACTTTTTTCTTCAGcctataataaataaaagaataaaattgaGTATTAGAGCattgttatataaatttgtttgttttttttggcAACTGATCAAAAAAAGCGATGTACATAATAATTCCTACCTCTAATTGTTTTAAGCTTTCATGACTTCCAATGTATATCGTTATAAGTGTATATAAAGACATTTGGGCTACTAGAGGTATCACAATAAACCTcgacaaaattataattaaaactacaggaaaaaaaaatataaaataatgttaaGGATACAAACATAATATACAACTAttaataaacaatttattttgcATAATATCTACATGGATTTTTGAACTGTTCAACCAATGTGTCTATGAACAGTTTTTAAATACAGCTAACATATTAAtacatttaaatttgttgataaaattatcatacttaaacacataaaaaaaataaataataataaataacataTTGATAAGGCAAAACATAGAATATTATTAGTTACCTATAAGTACATAACAGGagtaataaattattgaaTTCCGCTTGTCGTgattcttcatttttttattttttccaattaACTTTAGTAAATTCATGTAGCCAACaaacttttataaatttatataatttaacaaaaacactatatttttaggaTAATGTTTATAACCATTAAggttatttttaatttatttttgattttaattgtattccttctttatatttattttcttagatatctttatattttttatatatgtacttTCCCCTTCAcccctttttttataataattcatagAAATGTATTTCACAAATGAATTgccaaattttttaataagaataatatatctaGAAAAATTActgaacaaaaaaaatatataacttatatattattataaggTTTATGCGTAGTATTAGCGTGTGATGCgtgattattatttattgtatCTGTGTTGTTATATTTGTGTATTTtgtgcaaaaaaaaatttataataataaaataaataaatatattcaaatataaatattgctATTTACatgtaattaaaaaattaacaaaattgtATTATCGCAAAATGTGAcctttaatataaaatttacactaaatttgttttaggATAATCTTATTTATGGTTATTATAAtggttattttatttataattattttttttaataattatatgcatatatacaaatttaaattgaAATTTAGAACATTCTTAGAAATGagggaaaaaattaataattgtatatttaatatattcgGTACCCCTCATAATATAATGCAAATATTTGATATACACaataaatggaaatatatggaaaattaGCATTAAATGTCATACACGAACGAATTACACACATACTTaactatttaaattaacTGATATTTCttcttaatattttttttagtgcgtatcattaatatttttttttaaacgaTATGAGCCATTATagacatatattatttttttacgtATGTCAAGTATCATTCAACTTTCCAGCatttttctaatttatttgtaatttattcattatatcttatattttttttcttatttttttgtcattttcttttattattctaaAATATCAACTCttatttgttatttatgtataatattcttCATGCAATTTGCAAAGACATAAGATATTTATCCttaaacacaaaaaaaatttcttaaaattattttttaatgcttGTTTGTTTGTCTGTTCATATAAAGACGCTaattaagaaaattatGCATAACTTACTATGCATTATTATAGATTTGTATCATTtgaaaaagataatattgtcaataataattattattcattttttttaattcaaacAAAGAgatatttaaatgataaagcGAATTCAAtaatacacacatatagctaaaaaaattacttattatttaattaaattatat contains:
- a CDS encoding signal peptide peptidase, putative, with translation MNLLKLIGKNKKMKNHDKRNSIIYYSCYVLIVLIIILSRFIVIPLVAQMSLYTLITIYIGSHESLKQLEAEEKSQKTDHITTYDAIMFPIIGSAALLTLYFAYKFLDPYYVNMLLTVYLTMAGVFSLQGVFSTILEPFFPRLFKKDEYIKSINAPKFISKEPIVFNTNKGEILSLIVCFIIGGRWLFYKDFITHNILAISFCFQALSLVILSNFVIGFILLSGLFVYDIFWVFGNDVMVTVAKSFEAPVKLLFPVSLDPLHYSMLGLGDIIIPGILMALCLRFDFYLHRNKIHKGNTKKMFNDISIHESFKKYYFYTITVFYQAGLLLTYCMLFYFQHAQPALLYLVPACIIAIVGCALCKKEFTIMIKYQEITDKGSNTDEAKKKLIEKEETLKSQESIMSVTKKRMNAK